Proteins encoded in a region of the Streptomyces sp. NBC_00258 genome:
- a CDS encoding PA14 domain-containing protein, which translates to MRIRPIKHSLALLVAAVLGAAGLAAAPAATAAEDPEIHGLKGEYYTQSAPGAFDFHELKATGFDPQLDFDNLEPRLRSATGRSDDVSVRWTGRIVPEKTGPTTFSVIGDNGFRLWVDGKPVIDHWVDDWDREQTGQPVELTAGKAYDIKIEYFEHYGGSNLHVRWTPPGGTKTAIPQSAFLLPEGYDYNGAIAATVLKDGRTLRLDFVQALAAAPAGLTEHLDAVIGGATWPLGRVRLDPANPRSLLVALKEPVVGNKTGTARGAADVRYDGSGGLSGKDGNVVKAFWSSGSNKSTYQLSTPWGEKVTAANAHREYPRPQLTRSDWKNLNGSWEFAAAKAGEQPPVGRKLAEKILVPYPVESQLSGIERHEDRMWYRRTFTVPSDWKIGSAKRLQLNFGAVDWRSEVYVNGTKVAEHKGGYDKFSADVTDALKPGRTQELIVGVYDPTDAANGENPPVGKQRLDPSGIWYTPSSGIWQTVWMEPVATDHVDSLKLTPDAATGTLTVEPQGVRPGLAVTATAYDGKRKVATVTGRTGSPLTLKIKKPRLWSPDDPFLYDLKVSVGADRVKSYFGLRSITVENVDGTPRTVLNGKPVFMMATLDQGFWPDGLHTAPSDKALAYDLKMHKAMGFNSVRKHIKVEPDRWFYWADRLGLLVWQDMPAMTAGVNPSTAARAEYELEMKQMIDEHISSPSIVMWVTFNEGWGQYDVGRIATQAKAWDPTRLVNNQSGLNLGADGGTGDIMDEHGYPSPALPPRPDGKRATVMGEYGGLGLAVPGHAWSVQQSYVDVDPATYTDDYLTKLAEVHALACKGGNGAVYTQIADVEGELNGLITYDRKVVKPDVKRVKAAHEALINDVSRPTPAGCA; encoded by the coding sequence GTGCGCATCAGACCAATCAAACACAGCCTCGCCCTGCTCGTCGCAGCAGTGCTGGGTGCCGCGGGACTGGCCGCAGCACCTGCCGCGACGGCCGCGGAGGATCCCGAGATCCACGGCCTCAAGGGTGAGTACTACACCCAGTCCGCCCCCGGCGCCTTCGACTTCCACGAACTCAAAGCGACCGGATTCGACCCCCAGCTCGACTTCGACAACCTGGAGCCCCGTCTGCGTTCGGCGACCGGACGGTCCGACGACGTCTCCGTCCGCTGGACCGGCCGGATCGTGCCGGAGAAAACCGGCCCCACCACCTTCTCGGTCATCGGCGACAACGGCTTCCGCCTCTGGGTGGACGGCAAACCCGTCATCGACCACTGGGTCGACGACTGGGACCGTGAACAGACCGGCCAACCGGTGGAGTTGACCGCCGGCAAGGCCTACGACATCAAGATCGAGTACTTCGAGCACTACGGAGGCTCCAACCTCCACGTGCGCTGGACGCCGCCCGGCGGCACCAAGACCGCCATCCCGCAGTCGGCCTTCCTGCTGCCCGAGGGCTACGACTACAACGGGGCCATCGCAGCCACGGTCCTCAAGGACGGCCGCACCCTGCGGCTCGACTTCGTCCAGGCACTCGCGGCAGCCCCGGCCGGTCTCACCGAGCACCTGGACGCAGTGATCGGCGGAGCCACCTGGCCGCTCGGCCGGGTGCGCCTGGATCCGGCCAACCCGAGATCGCTGCTGGTCGCGCTCAAGGAACCTGTGGTCGGCAACAAGACCGGCACCGCGCGCGGCGCCGCCGATGTGCGCTACGACGGATCGGGGGGTCTCTCCGGCAAGGACGGCAACGTTGTCAAGGCCTTCTGGAGCAGCGGCTCCAACAAATCCACCTACCAGCTGAGCACCCCGTGGGGCGAGAAGGTTACCGCGGCCAACGCCCACCGCGAGTACCCGAGGCCGCAGCTCACCCGCAGCGACTGGAAGAACCTCAACGGCAGCTGGGAGTTCGCCGCGGCGAAGGCTGGCGAACAGCCCCCGGTGGGCCGGAAACTCGCCGAGAAGATCCTCGTCCCGTACCCCGTCGAGTCCCAGCTCTCGGGCATCGAGCGGCACGAGGACCGGATGTGGTACCGGCGCACCTTCACCGTCCCCTCCGACTGGAAGATCGGCTCCGCCAAGCGCCTGCAGCTCAACTTCGGCGCGGTCGACTGGCGTTCCGAGGTCTACGTCAACGGCACCAAGGTCGCCGAACACAAGGGCGGCTACGACAAGTTCAGCGCCGACGTCACCGACGCCCTCAAGCCCGGCCGCACCCAGGAGCTGATCGTCGGCGTCTACGACCCGACCGACGCCGCGAACGGCGAGAACCCGCCCGTCGGCAAGCAGCGCCTCGACCCCAGCGGCATCTGGTACACCCCGTCCTCCGGTATCTGGCAGACCGTGTGGATGGAGCCCGTCGCCACCGACCACGTCGACTCGCTGAAGCTCACCCCGGACGCCGCGACGGGCACCCTCACCGTCGAGCCGCAGGGCGTACGTCCCGGACTCGCCGTCACCGCTACCGCGTACGACGGCAAGCGGAAGGTCGCCACCGTCACCGGACGCACCGGAAGTCCTCTCACCCTGAAGATCAAGAAACCCCGTCTGTGGTCGCCCGACGACCCGTTCCTCTACGACCTGAAGGTCAGCGTCGGCGCCGACCGCGTCAAGAGCTACTTCGGTCTGCGGTCCATCACCGTGGAGAACGTCGACGGAACCCCGCGAACCGTCCTCAACGGCAAGCCGGTCTTCATGATGGCCACCCTCGACCAGGGATTCTGGCCGGACGGCCTGCACACCGCCCCCAGCGACAAGGCCCTGGCCTACGACCTGAAGATGCACAAGGCGATGGGCTTCAACTCGGTCCGCAAGCACATCAAGGTCGAACCCGACCGCTGGTTCTACTGGGCCGACCGGCTCGGCCTGCTGGTGTGGCAGGACATGCCTGCCATGACGGCGGGCGTCAACCCGTCCACCGCGGCCCGCGCCGAGTACGAGCTCGAGATGAAGCAGATGATCGACGAGCACATCAGCAGCCCGTCCATCGTCATGTGGGTCACCTTCAACGAAGGGTGGGGCCAGTACGACGTCGGCCGCATCGCCACACAGGCCAAGGCCTGGGACCCGACCCGGCTGGTCAACAACCAGTCGGGCCTCAACCTCGGCGCCGACGGCGGCACCGGCGACATCATGGACGAGCACGGCTACCCGAGCCCCGCGCTACCACCGCGCCCGGACGGCAAACGGGCCACGGTCATGGGCGAGTACGGCGGCCTCGGCCTGGCGGTGCCCGGACACGCCTGGTCGGTCCAGCAGTCCTACGTCGACGTCGACCCGGCCACGTACACCGACGACTACCTCACCAAGCTCGCCGAGGTGCACGCCCTGGCCTGCAAGGGCGGCAACGGCGCGGTCTACACCCAGATCGCGGATGTCGAGGGCGAACTCAACGGGCTGATCACATACGACCGCAAGGTCGTCAAGCCCGATGTGAAGCGAGTCAAGGCAGCCCACGAGGCACTGATCAACGACGTGTCGCGGCCGACTCCAGCCGGCTGCGCCTGA
- a CDS encoding sensor histidine kinase: MRLNPRALLRGMPFRARLTAAFSVLFLLAGAALLAFVVLLARYGTAQQLKGIEITKGGMPSDGGFTAGPVQPTDPYGPAPPPVTTRDDFAMIRQMDQTVQAVQDTALRQMVLWSAVGLLVMALLAGLVGRWLAGRALGPVAAMTKATRRISEQNLHQRLALTGPDDELHRLADTFDTMLDRLEKSFESQRRFVANASHELRTPLAVQRTSLEVGLADPLPDGLAEVREDLLTANREAERLITALLLLARSDRGLEETETVDLSAAARLVAAELAPQAEGEQVDVEVTADRRLTVPGDPVLLRHLLTNLVRNAIQYNHPGGRVRVRLEGRTLTVANTGPPVPVDRVPDLFEPFRRLAQDRIGTTGHGLGLAIVRSIAEAHGTEATAEPGLPGGLVVTVRFP; this comes from the coding sequence GTGCGACTGAACCCGCGGGCGCTGCTGCGGGGCATGCCGTTCCGTGCCCGGCTGACCGCGGCCTTCTCCGTGCTCTTCCTGCTCGCGGGCGCGGCGCTGCTGGCCTTCGTGGTGCTGCTCGCGCGCTATGGAACGGCCCAGCAGCTCAAGGGAATCGAGATCACGAAGGGCGGCATGCCGAGCGACGGCGGGTTCACCGCAGGGCCCGTGCAACCCACGGACCCTTATGGACCTGCTCCGCCGCCGGTAACGACTCGCGACGACTTCGCCATGATCCGGCAGATGGACCAGACCGTACAGGCCGTGCAGGACACCGCCCTGCGACAGATGGTCCTCTGGTCGGCCGTCGGGCTGCTCGTCATGGCGCTGCTGGCCGGACTGGTCGGCCGGTGGCTGGCAGGGCGGGCGCTCGGGCCGGTCGCCGCGATGACGAAGGCCACCCGTCGGATCAGTGAGCAGAACCTGCATCAGAGGCTGGCGCTCACCGGCCCCGACGACGAACTCCACCGCCTGGCCGACACCTTCGACACCATGCTCGACCGGCTGGAGAAGTCGTTCGAGAGCCAGCGGCGCTTTGTCGCCAACGCCTCCCATGAACTCAGGACGCCCCTCGCGGTCCAGCGCACCAGCCTGGAGGTCGGCCTCGCCGATCCTCTTCCCGACGGTCTCGCCGAGGTACGCGAGGACCTGCTCACCGCCAACCGTGAGGCCGAGCGGCTGATCACCGCGCTGCTGCTGCTCGCCCGCAGCGATCGCGGCCTGGAGGAGACCGAGACCGTGGACCTGTCGGCCGCGGCCCGGCTGGTGGCGGCCGAACTCGCCCCGCAGGCCGAGGGAGAGCAAGTGGACGTGGAGGTGACGGCGGACCGGCGGTTGACCGTCCCTGGTGATCCCGTACTGCTGCGCCACCTGCTGACCAACCTCGTCCGCAACGCCATTCAGTACAACCACCCTGGCGGCCGGGTTCGGGTACGGCTCGAAGGCCGCACGCTGACCGTGGCCAACACCGGGCCTCCGGTGCCCGTCGACCGGGTACCGGACCTTTTCGAGCCGTTCCGCCGACTCGCCCAGGACCGCATCGGAACCACCGGCCACGGGCTGGGCCTCGCCATCGTCCGCTCGATCGCCGAGGCCCACGGAACCGAGGCAACGGCCGAGCCCGGCCTGCCGGGCGGCCTCGTCGTCACCGTCCGCTTCCCGTGA
- a CDS encoding response regulator transcription factor, whose amino-acid sequence MRVLVAEDHRVLARTIATGLRRQAMAVDVAVSGDEAERMCLLTDYDVLVLDRDLPVMTGDEVCRRLRELTDPPRILMLTASGEITDKVYGLTTLGADDYLAKPFDFAELVARIRTLGRRVPKSPPVALRHEGITLDRARHEVSVEGRRLELTPKEFAVLRLLMEAQGAAVPHDELVRTLWDENLDPRTSVVRAVVSRLRRKLGDPGLITADKGQGYRLCD is encoded by the coding sequence ATGAGAGTTCTGGTAGCCGAGGACCATCGCGTTCTCGCCCGTACGATCGCCACGGGTCTGCGTCGGCAGGCGATGGCCGTCGATGTCGCCGTCTCCGGTGACGAGGCCGAGCGCATGTGCCTGCTCACCGACTACGACGTGCTGGTCCTCGACCGCGACCTGCCGGTCATGACGGGCGACGAGGTGTGCCGGCGGCTGCGCGAACTCACCGACCCGCCGCGGATCCTGATGCTGACCGCGTCCGGCGAGATCACGGACAAGGTCTACGGGCTCACGACACTCGGCGCCGACGACTATCTGGCCAAGCCCTTCGACTTCGCCGAGCTGGTCGCCCGCATACGCACGCTCGGCCGCCGTGTCCCCAAGTCGCCACCGGTCGCGCTGCGACACGAGGGCATCACCCTGGACCGGGCGCGGCACGAGGTGTCCGTGGAGGGCCGGCGGCTGGAACTGACACCCAAGGAGTTCGCGGTCCTGCGACTGTTGATGGAGGCTCAGGGGGCGGCGGTGCCGCACGACGAACTCGTACGCACCCTCTGGGACGAGAACCTCGACCCGCGTACCAGCGTGGTACGGGCCGTCGTCAGCCGGCTGCGCCGCAAACTGGGTGACCCCGGCCTCATCACCGCCGACAAGGGCCAGGGATACCGGCTGTGCGACTGA
- a CDS encoding ABC transporter permease, with translation MNFVKRAGLSLRARKVRTAVLLGIFVVICTLLLGGFLLQGATARQEADAQRTIGVDVTLKGKGLTPALADRFGSSPRVHRYNPRLPIQAEARGIEPLESDVPKPGGNRAGAKPQRPLALNGVRDSGLLLPFSYGSNKITAGRGITPEDAGREVAVVEKRLAEKNGLKLGDTIRVQSADGKRTVPLTVVGIYRDSMPDPSRWTPPHLLPGNTLYVPVPTIQQLSPGSADLAEAVFRIGSPEQAEQLHAEARRLLGTGAFDFRVNDKAYKDQVRPIQRVGTLARLIVRLIAVAGALILGLIVMLQIRERRDELGMLLSLGEKKWKLIGQHTVEVAAVALPAVAVAALAGQVAAQPAGDALLGHQESDTSPRSRPSDAPADSPEMRVQPSDLGKVAGIGLGISLVSTVVPGIGILRLHPRSILIDSE, from the coding sequence ATGAACTTCGTCAAGCGCGCCGGGCTGAGCCTGCGTGCCAGGAAAGTCAGGACCGCCGTCCTGTTGGGGATCTTCGTCGTCATCTGCACCCTGCTGTTGGGCGGCTTCCTCCTGCAAGGCGCGACCGCCCGTCAGGAGGCGGACGCACAGCGGACGATCGGCGTCGACGTGACGCTGAAGGGCAAGGGCCTCACCCCGGCGCTGGCGGACCGGTTCGGTTCGTCTCCGCGGGTCCACCGGTACAACCCGCGGCTCCCGATCCAGGCCGAGGCCCGCGGCATCGAACCGCTGGAGTCCGACGTCCCGAAGCCTGGCGGCAACCGCGCGGGGGCGAAGCCCCAGCGCCCCCTGGCACTGAATGGAGTGCGGGACTCCGGCCTGCTGCTGCCCTTCTCGTACGGCTCGAACAAGATCACAGCCGGGCGTGGGATCACCCCGGAGGACGCCGGCCGCGAGGTCGCCGTGGTCGAGAAACGGCTGGCCGAGAAGAACGGGCTCAAGCTCGGCGACACCATCCGTGTGCAGTCCGCCGACGGCAAGCGCACCGTGCCGCTCACGGTCGTCGGGATCTACCGTGACTCGATGCCGGACCCGTCGAGGTGGACGCCGCCGCACCTGCTGCCCGGCAACACGCTGTACGTACCGGTCCCTACGATTCAGCAACTGAGCCCCGGCTCGGCGGACTTGGCCGAGGCGGTCTTCAGGATCGGCTCGCCGGAACAGGCCGAGCAGCTGCATGCCGAGGCTCGGCGGCTCCTCGGCACCGGGGCGTTCGACTTCCGCGTCAACGACAAGGCGTACAAGGACCAGGTCCGTCCGATTCAGCGGGTCGGCACCCTCGCCAGGCTGATCGTCCGGCTCATCGCCGTGGCCGGTGCGCTGATTCTCGGGCTCATCGTGATGCTGCAGATCCGGGAGCGCCGCGACGAACTCGGGATGCTTCTGTCGCTGGGCGAGAAGAAGTGGAAGCTCATCGGCCAGCACACCGTGGAAGTGGCCGCGGTCGCCCTGCCCGCGGTGGCCGTCGCCGCCCTGGCCGGTCAGGTAGCCGCCCAGCCGGCGGGCGACGCGCTGCTGGGCCACCAGGAGTCCGACACCTCCCCGCGGTCCCGGCCCTCGGACGCACCGGCCGACTCGCCGGAGATGCGCGTCCAGCCGTCCGACCTCGGCAAGGTCGCCGGCATCGGTCTCGGCATCTCCCTGGTCTCCACCGTCGTCCCCGGCATCGGAATCCTCCGCCTCCACCCCCGCTCCATCCTCATCGACAGCGAATAG
- a CDS encoding ABC transporter permease gives MNFVKRAGFSLWSRRGRTLITLCTFLVISVMVLAGVLIQDATAQAKNEAKRSVGAEVNLVMDLTGQNAAGGLMAPQISAATVEKLGTSTLVQKYNYSMFDRGVVKGGTELVTGGVDTGASGMGRDGTPTIGILDSALLPDFRSGKFQLLSGAHLTAADKDKHLLLIEERLARKNGLKTGEKITLGANEGTATAEFTVTGIYRDPRPSSEPEPEHFVDPANMLYASIGGFAGLNTTGDAALQARNATFLLKDAEDLGKFKEEAARIAGSELDGFHLDANDKAIRQMTGPLDSIGSTAALAMWLIGIAGAAVLVLLVNLAVKQRRKEYGVLLAMGEKKWKLVAQQALEIVAVAALAIGLSSLFTQSLTQSASQSLLGEEAAAARHKLDSWQPPAPGSTGIDQGIDPNDKPVENADPIDRIDIRLDPAALATVGAVGLGLGLLATAVPAASVLRLSPRTILTKGK, from the coding sequence ATGAACTTCGTCAAACGCGCAGGGTTCAGCCTGTGGTCCCGCAGGGGCAGGACCCTGATCACCCTGTGCACCTTCCTCGTCATCTCCGTGATGGTGCTGGCCGGCGTACTGATCCAGGACGCGACCGCCCAGGCCAAGAACGAGGCCAAGCGCTCCGTGGGCGCCGAGGTCAATCTGGTGATGGACCTGACCGGCCAGAACGCCGCCGGTGGTCTGATGGCCCCGCAGATCAGCGCCGCAACAGTGGAGAAGCTGGGCACGTCCACCCTGGTCCAGAAGTACAACTACTCCATGTTCGACCGCGGCGTCGTCAAGGGCGGCACCGAGCTGGTCACCGGGGGAGTGGACACCGGGGCCTCGGGCATGGGGCGCGACGGCACCCCAACCATCGGAATCCTCGACTCCGCACTCCTGCCCGACTTCCGCAGCGGCAAGTTCCAACTCCTGTCCGGAGCGCACCTCACCGCCGCCGACAAGGACAAGCACCTGCTGCTGATCGAGGAGAGGCTGGCCCGGAAGAACGGCCTCAAGACCGGCGAGAAGATCACCCTGGGGGCGAACGAGGGCACTGCCACGGCAGAGTTCACCGTGACCGGTATCTACCGGGACCCGCGTCCCAGCTCCGAACCCGAGCCCGAGCACTTCGTCGACCCGGCCAACATGCTGTACGCGTCCATCGGCGGCTTCGCCGGACTCAACACCACTGGGGACGCGGCTCTCCAGGCCAGGAATGCGACGTTCCTCCTCAAGGACGCCGAAGACCTGGGGAAGTTCAAGGAGGAGGCCGCGCGGATCGCGGGGTCCGAGCTCGACGGGTTCCACCTGGACGCGAACGACAAGGCGATCCGGCAGATGACCGGCCCCCTGGACAGCATCGGTTCCACCGCCGCCCTCGCGATGTGGCTGATCGGAATCGCGGGCGCCGCCGTACTCGTCCTCCTCGTCAACCTCGCGGTCAAGCAGCGCCGCAAGGAGTACGGCGTACTGCTGGCCATGGGCGAGAAGAAGTGGAAACTCGTTGCCCAGCAGGCGCTGGAGATCGTCGCGGTCGCGGCCCTCGCCATCGGCCTGAGCTCTCTGTTCACCCAGAGCCTGACCCAGAGCGCGAGCCAGTCGCTGCTCGGCGAAGAGGCAGCCGCGGCCCGGCACAAGCTCGACTCCTGGCAGCCTCCGGCACCCGGCAGTACCGGCATCGACCAGGGCATCGACCCGAACGACAAGCCGGTGGAGAACGCCGACCCCATCGACCGGATCGACATCCGCCTCGACCCCGCGGCCCTCGCCACCGTGGGCGCCGTCGGCCTGGGCCTCGGTCTGCTCGCCACCGCCGTCCCGGCCGCCTCCGTGCTGCGGCTCAGCCCACGGACCATCCTGACGAAGGGCAAGTGA
- a CDS encoding ABC transporter ATP-binding protein produces MTATMTTPATTENTPVLRLDGVSHTYVGQRRRTTVLKNIDYSFRRGTFYTVLGPSGSGKTTLLSLASGLDAPTRGTISFNGEDLTSLGLGRYRNKHAATVFQHYNLLTYMTALQNVTTAMEITGVKPGRGGRRARALELLERVGLDKHTATRNVMKLSGGQQQRVAITRALACDVDILFADEPTGNLDEDTAQGIIDTFRDLAHEQDKCVVVVTHSQRLATQSDRVLTLRKGKLTE; encoded by the coding sequence GTGACAGCCACCATGACCACCCCTGCCACCACCGAAAACACGCCCGTCCTCCGGCTCGACGGCGTCAGCCACACCTACGTCGGCCAGCGTCGCCGGACCACCGTGCTCAAGAACATCGACTACAGCTTCCGACGCGGCACCTTCTACACAGTCCTGGGACCCTCGGGCAGCGGCAAGACCACGCTGCTCAGCCTCGCAAGCGGCCTCGACGCACCCACCCGGGGCACCATCAGCTTCAACGGCGAGGACCTGACGAGTCTCGGCCTCGGCCGCTACCGCAACAAGCACGCCGCCACGGTCTTCCAGCACTACAACCTGCTCACCTACATGACCGCCCTTCAGAACGTCACCACCGCCATGGAGATCACCGGCGTGAAGCCGGGCCGCGGCGGCCGCAGGGCGCGCGCACTGGAACTCCTGGAGCGGGTCGGCCTGGACAAGCACACGGCCACGCGCAACGTCATGAAGCTCTCCGGTGGCCAGCAGCAGCGTGTCGCCATCACCCGGGCCCTGGCCTGCGACGTCGACATCCTCTTCGCCGACGAACCCACCGGAAACCTCGACGAGGACACCGCCCAGGGCATCATCGACACCTTCCGCGACCTGGCCCACGAACAGGACAAGTGCGTGGTGGTCGTCACCCACTCCCAGCGCCTGGCGACCCAGTCCGATCGCGTACTCACCCTGCGCAAGGGCAAGTTGACGGAGTAA
- a CDS encoding MBL fold metallo-hydrolase: MAHLSGPEDSVGHLSRRRFGRLAALGLAAGAGSFALTSQAVAVGAEAQDYYDRARKLAGNDPVLLALVRALTPGIDFPRPPAPEPLKIFDNLAFLSAGWISAMAVLTDDGIVLIDALTSPAEAEDVLVPGLRELGADPETIKYVVVTHGHDDHFGGAQYLADRYGARVLMTAADWDLIARTRPDHAPTRDLEITDGQRLTLGGTTIRLHHTPGHTSGTVSPIIPVRAGRERHTAMLWGGMNPPTSLTELHTYLASIHSFRDRIRQADVDVELSNHPNDHGLERAEQLRNRPDGENPFVLGRPRTQRFMGVMDLMLRGRIADAEAAETAGGDLHRAEPA; the protein is encoded by the coding sequence GTGGCCCATTTATCCGGACCCGAGGACTCGGTCGGTCACCTGTCCAGGCGTCGCTTCGGCCGGCTCGCCGCCCTTGGACTCGCCGCCGGTGCGGGCTCGTTCGCACTCACCTCACAGGCGGTGGCCGTCGGAGCGGAAGCACAGGACTACTACGACCGTGCCCGCAAGCTGGCAGGGAACGATCCGGTCCTCCTCGCCCTCGTGAGGGCCCTGACCCCTGGCATCGACTTTCCTCGCCCGCCGGCACCGGAGCCGCTGAAGATCTTCGACAACCTGGCCTTTCTCAGCGCCGGTTGGATCTCGGCCATGGCGGTGCTGACCGACGACGGGATCGTACTGATCGACGCGCTCACCTCGCCCGCGGAGGCCGAGGACGTGCTCGTCCCCGGGTTGCGTGAGCTGGGAGCCGATCCGGAGACGATCAAGTACGTCGTCGTCACCCATGGCCACGACGACCACTTCGGCGGCGCGCAGTACCTCGCCGACCGCTACGGAGCACGGGTGCTGATGACAGCGGCCGACTGGGACCTCATCGCCCGCACCCGTCCGGACCACGCCCCCACCCGGGACCTGGAGATCACGGACGGGCAACGGCTCACACTCGGTGGCACGACGATCCGACTGCACCACACCCCGGGCCACACCTCGGGAACCGTCTCGCCGATCATCCCCGTACGGGCGGGCCGTGAGCGCCACACGGCCATGCTGTGGGGCGGCATGAACCCGCCCACCTCACTCACGGAGCTGCACACCTACCTGGCGTCCATCCATTCCTTCCGGGACCGGATCCGCCAGGCCGACGTGGACGTGGAACTGTCCAACCACCCCAACGACCACGGTCTCGAACGCGCCGAACAGCTCCGGAACAGGCCCGACGGAGAGAATCCCTTCGTGCTCGGCCGGCCGCGCACGCAGCGGTTCATGGGGGTGATGGACCTCATGCTGCGCGGCAGGATCGCCGACGCCGAAGCGGCCGAAACCGCGGGCGGCGACCTTCACAGGGCCGAGCCCGCCTAG
- a CDS encoding class I SAM-dependent methyltransferase, which produces MTEAAERFDPAVREMMQANRANWDARTPVHLASRFYGVEEQPDPFRWFAPFEWEDLGELAGRDVAHLQCHLGTETLAFARRGARTVGLDISGASVTAARDLAAKADCAVDYVRANVYDAVDALGQRRFDVVYTGKGALCYLPDLDRWAEVIARLLKPGGRLYLVEFHPMLNALGPKPAPDEGPDLLLRHDYLQGRGAIRGNSTHTYTDGPAVDGATESFEWRHGLDEVINALAGAGLRIVRLRESEELPWPRFPQMIRTPSGWWRLPDSAPRIPLLYGLLASL; this is translated from the coding sequence ATGACTGAGGCTGCCGAGCGCTTCGATCCCGCGGTCCGGGAGATGATGCAGGCCAACCGGGCGAACTGGGACGCGCGGACTCCCGTACACCTGGCCAGCCGTTTCTACGGCGTTGAGGAACAGCCCGATCCGTTCCGCTGGTTCGCCCCCTTCGAATGGGAGGACCTCGGCGAGTTGGCCGGACGGGATGTCGCGCATCTGCAGTGCCATCTGGGCACGGAGACCCTCGCGTTCGCGAGGCGTGGAGCGCGCACGGTCGGCCTGGACATCTCCGGGGCATCGGTGACTGCGGCCCGGGACCTCGCGGCGAAGGCGGACTGCGCCGTCGACTACGTCCGCGCCAATGTGTACGACGCGGTGGACGCGCTCGGCCAACGACGCTTCGACGTGGTCTACACCGGCAAGGGGGCACTGTGCTACCTGCCGGATCTGGACCGCTGGGCGGAGGTGATCGCCCGCCTCCTCAAGCCGGGTGGACGGCTGTACCTCGTCGAGTTCCACCCCATGCTCAACGCCCTCGGCCCCAAGCCCGCACCCGACGAGGGCCCGGACCTTCTGCTGCGCCACGACTATCTGCAGGGGCGCGGCGCCATCCGCGGAAACTCCACCCACACGTACACCGACGGTCCGGCCGTCGACGGCGCGACGGAGAGTTTCGAGTGGAGGCACGGCCTGGACGAGGTGATCAACGCCTTGGCCGGAGCCGGCCTGCGCATCGTCCGGCTCCGCGAGAGCGAGGAACTCCCCTGGCCACGCTTCCCGCAGATGATCCGCACCCCTTCGGGCTGGTGGCGGCTCCCGGACAGCGCGCCGCGCATCCCGCTCCTGTACGGACTGCTCGCTTCCCTCTAG
- a CDS encoding DUF6069 family protein, translating into MSATTSQTRSTSSSLSSARSVRFLDARPVWLVGVLATLAGAVVTEAFGLIARGVGVPMEAASPGATEAAEIPVGGFFGGVLFWSVIGIVLAVVLARWAKRPARTFVVTTVVLTALSMAGPAVAPHTATSTQFVLAVSHLVAAAVIIPVVARRLSHRRP; encoded by the coding sequence ATGAGCGCAACCACGTCCCAGACCCGTTCCACCTCCTCCTCCCTGTCCTCCGCGCGGTCCGTACGGTTTCTCGACGCGCGCCCCGTGTGGCTGGTCGGCGTACTCGCCACGCTCGCCGGTGCCGTCGTGACCGAGGCGTTCGGGCTCATCGCCCGAGGCGTCGGAGTACCGATGGAGGCGGCCAGTCCCGGCGCCACGGAAGCGGCGGAGATCCCAGTGGGCGGCTTCTTCGGAGGTGTGCTGTTCTGGTCGGTCATCGGCATCGTCCTCGCGGTGGTCCTGGCCCGCTGGGCGAAGCGGCCCGCCCGCACCTTCGTGGTGACCACCGTCGTGCTCACCGCACTGTCCATGGCCGGTCCGGCGGTGGCCCCGCACACCGCTACCTCCACCCAGTTCGTCCTGGCGGTGTCCCATCTGGTGGCCGCCGCTGTGATCATCCCGGTGGTGGCGCGTCGGCTCTCCCACCGGCGCCCGTGA